In the genome of Terriglobales bacterium, the window GGACCGCATGCTGGAGATCGCTTAGCCATGGCCAACCGCACCTTCACCCTGCAGGAAGCGCAGACGCTGCTGCCGGTGCTGGAGTCGCTGCTGCGCTCGGCCATGGAGGCCAAAGCCATCCTCGAGGCGGTGGACCAGGAGTTCCAGCAGGTGGCCAGCCGCGTCTTTCTGCACGGCGGCAGCTTCCTCAACATCGGCTACCTGAAGAAGCGCAAGGCGGAGAAGGAGAAGGCGGCGCAGCGGGTGAAGGACGCGCTGGCCGAGATCGCCGCCACCGGGGTGCAGGTCAAGGACCTGGACATCGGCCTGCTCGACTTCCCCTGCGTGGTCGAGGAGCGCGTGATCCTGCTGTGCTGGAAGCTGGGAGAGAAGGGCATCACCC includes:
- a CDS encoding DUF2203 domain-containing protein; amino-acid sequence: MANRTFTLQEAQTLLPVLESLLRSAMEAKAILEAVDQEFQQVASRVFLHGGSFLNIGYLKKRKAEKEKAAQRVKDALAEIAATGVQVKDLDIGLLDFPCVVEERVILLCWKLGEKGITHWHGTEEGFAGRKPIDDTIARAKPKRPN